One window from the genome of Castellaniella sp. MT123 encodes:
- a CDS encoding nucleotidyl transferase AbiEii/AbiGii toxin family protein: MSTSAYQQIISASPQDRQDLFLTTANRLGTPIGNVEKDFWVCWTLNALYHERPAAGPRLLFKGGTSLSKAYDLIQRFSEDIDVTVFRDDLDAAASVEELEALSSKKRRARLNAIRDACRAYITGPLRAFLSEQIADATRGTGRIEIDPADPDGQTLLVWYPEVEPRDGAYVRPAVRIESGAKSALDPNNSVTIQPYIAEEVPGLDLAVHDVTTIDAARTFWDKVVITHGLRRWYDRRGILRQEGQRVSRHYYDLHCLFESELSKSVIENSELGADCVRHARMFFDRPDYDLASATVGSFAIAPSDAMIDALRRDYANTIAMIFGPAPDFDEVLASMRQIEQRINLRPV, translated from the coding sequence ATGAGTACATCAGCGTATCAACAGATCATCAGTGCCTCGCCACAAGACAGGCAGGATCTGTTTCTCACGACAGCCAACCGATTGGGCACACCTATCGGCAATGTCGAAAAAGATTTCTGGGTCTGCTGGACACTGAACGCGCTGTATCACGAGCGGCCTGCTGCAGGGCCACGGCTGCTGTTCAAGGGCGGCACATCATTGTCGAAAGCCTATGACCTGATTCAGCGATTCTCCGAAGACATCGATGTCACGGTCTTCCGCGATGACTTGGATGCGGCCGCGTCAGTAGAAGAGTTGGAGGCGCTTTCAAGCAAGAAGCGCCGTGCCAGGCTTAATGCCATCCGTGACGCTTGCCGTGCCTACATCACTGGCCCACTGCGTGCTTTTCTCAGCGAGCAGATTGCCGATGCAACCCGCGGCACCGGTCGCATCGAGATCGATCCTGCAGATCCTGATGGCCAGACCCTGTTGGTCTGGTATCCCGAAGTTGAACCTCGGGATGGGGCTTATGTGAGACCTGCGGTACGAATCGAGTCCGGCGCGAAGTCAGCGCTTGACCCGAACAACTCTGTCACGATTCAACCCTACATCGCTGAGGAGGTACCAGGACTGGATCTGGCCGTTCACGATGTAACCACCATCGACGCCGCACGTACGTTCTGGGACAAGGTGGTGATTACCCACGGCTTGCGTCGCTGGTACGATCGACGAGGCATCCTCCGGCAAGAGGGGCAGCGCGTCTCGCGGCATTACTACGATCTGCATTGCCTGTTTGAATCAGAGCTCAGCAAGTCCGTAATCGAGAACTCTGAGCTAGGCGCTGACTGTGTTCGCCATGCGCGGATGTTTTTCGATCGCCCGGATTACGATCTTGCTTCGGCTACTGTCGGCAGCTTTGCCATCGCACCGTCTGACGCCATGATCGATGCACTCCGGCGTGACTACGCCAACACAATAGCCATGATCTTCGGTCCCGCGCCGGACTTCGATGAAGTCTTGGCATCCATGAGACAGATCGAGCAACGCATCAATCTCAGGCCCGTATGA
- a CDS encoding DUF882 domain-containing protein: protein MIARATSVGTSMRELAMDHTHTHEKIDLTYAVGSRYVPQALVDLNHFLRDHYSGLVGHMDPGVYDIMHAVRVALGASAPYQIISGYRAPQTNERLRTTRGGGVAKSSLHMVGKAVDLRIPGVPLAELRDAALELKAGGVGYYPGSAFVHVDTGRVRSWSG, encoded by the coding sequence ATGATCGCCAGGGCGACTTCGGTGGGGACGTCGATGCGCGAGTTGGCCATGGACCATACCCACACGCACGAAAAAATCGACCTGACCTACGCAGTGGGAAGCCGGTATGTGCCGCAGGCGCTGGTCGATCTGAATCACTTTTTGCGTGATCATTATTCAGGCCTGGTCGGTCATATGGACCCGGGTGTTTACGACATCATGCACGCGGTGCGCGTCGCTTTGGGGGCCAGCGCCCCCTACCAGATTATTTCCGGCTACCGGGCACCCCAGACGAACGAACGCCTGCGCACCACGCGCGGCGGAGGCGTGGCCAAAAGCAGCCTGCACATGGTTGGCAAGGCGGTGGATCTGCGCATACCCGGTGTTCCGCTTGCAGAGCTGCGCGATGCGGCCCTGGAACTGAAGGCGGGCGGGGTCGGCTACTACCCAGGCAGCGCCTTTGTCCATGTCGACACCGGTAGGGTTCGGTCTTGGAGCGGCTGA
- a CDS encoding L,D-transpeptidase family protein produces the protein MPSWFDGAQPNNDARVALAVLADAQSQGLRPRDYRASELAQAFERASQTAPVPGVLAKLDTDLTSALEHYLADLVQGRLSPEVLKHRFKAPPLNRFDAHAYVLQARQSGRLAQALNEAPPRVPMYESLRLIMNAYRALGDPAAWKRPLPPLPARSVRPGQAYAGLAVIAERLAILGDLPAPAVATESYEGGLVEGVRKFQERHGLEADGVLGPATLAQLNVTPAQRVEQMALTLERLRWTPLLYAPRMIVVNIPEFILRAYELQENKIRLDLEMRVVVGKALDTRTPIFLEEMRFIEFSPYWNVPRSIALGETLPRLRRDPGYFAQQGFEFVSGDGKVVNALSPEAIDAVQRGEWRIRQRPGPRNAMGDIKFIFPNDQNIYLHYTSAPELFSRARRDFSHGCIRIETPVALAQFVLHNHPEWTQQRIVDAMESGQSRTLRLDHPVPVLIAYSTVVVRSDGKVYFFPDIYHQDARLKQALHGTQPSP, from the coding sequence ATGCCTTCATGGTTTGATGGCGCTCAGCCGAACAACGACGCCCGGGTCGCCCTGGCGGTATTGGCTGATGCGCAGTCCCAGGGCTTGCGGCCACGGGACTATCGCGCATCCGAACTTGCACAGGCCTTCGAGCGCGCATCGCAGACGGCGCCCGTCCCGGGGGTGCTGGCAAAGCTGGACACCGACCTGACTTCCGCGCTCGAACATTACCTGGCCGACCTGGTCCAGGGCCGTCTCAGCCCCGAGGTTTTGAAGCATCGGTTCAAGGCTCCGCCGCTGAATCGATTCGACGCCCATGCCTATGTGCTCCAGGCCCGTCAATCGGGTCGTCTGGCGCAGGCCCTGAACGAGGCTCCGCCTCGGGTTCCGATGTACGAGTCGCTCCGGCTGATCATGAATGCCTATCGAGCTTTAGGTGATCCCGCGGCCTGGAAAAGGCCGCTGCCGCCACTGCCGGCCCGTTCTGTACGGCCCGGCCAGGCCTATGCAGGACTTGCCGTCATCGCCGAACGCCTGGCAATCCTGGGTGATCTTCCGGCGCCCGCGGTGGCGACCGAATCCTACGAGGGTGGCCTGGTGGAAGGGGTCCGCAAGTTTCAGGAACGGCATGGTCTGGAGGCGGACGGTGTGCTGGGCCCGGCGACATTGGCACAACTGAATGTGACTCCGGCGCAGCGCGTCGAGCAGATGGCGCTGACCCTGGAACGTCTGCGCTGGACCCCCTTGCTGTATGCGCCCCGCATGATCGTGGTGAATATCCCCGAATTTATATTGCGGGCCTATGAGCTGCAGGAAAACAAGATCAGGCTGGATCTGGAAATGCGTGTGGTGGTGGGCAAGGCGCTGGATACACGCACGCCGATTTTCCTGGAGGAAATGCGCTTTATCGAGTTCAGCCCGTACTGGAATGTGCCGCGCTCGATTGCACTTGGCGAAACGCTTCCACGTCTGCGCCGCGATCCCGGCTATTTTGCGCAGCAGGGATTCGAGTTCGTCTCCGGCGACGGAAAAGTCGTCAATGCCCTGTCGCCCGAAGCGATCGATGCCGTACAGCGGGGCGAATGGCGTATCCGCCAAAGACCGGGGCCGCGCAATGCGATGGGCGACATCAAGTTCATCTTTCCGAACGATCAGAACATTTACCTGCACTACACGTCCGCGCCAGAATTGTTTTCACGCGCACGTCGCGATTTCAGCCATGGCTGCATTCGCATTGAAACACCCGTCGCGCTGGCGCAGTTCGTACTGCACAACCACCCGGAATGGACCCAGCAACGGATTGTCGATGCCATGGAGAGCGGGCAGTCGCGCACCTTGCGTCTGGATCACCCTGTCCCGGTCCTGATCGCCTACAGCACCGTCGTCGTGAGGAGCGATGGTAAAGTGTACTTTTTTCCCGATATATATCATCAGGATGCGCGCCTGAAGCAGGCGTTGCACGGCACCCAGCCGAGTCCCTGA
- a CDS encoding methyltransferase, with translation MNDSSHYGYDADSLTALEAITEAQKIAFAPMVFQAASSLCELGILDFLSSRRSQGATQDEICEQCSLDRYAVGVLLDLALSARILYRRDDQYCLGKIGHFLVHDPMTRVNLRFTRDVCYQGLAELTTSLREGRPAGLSGFGEGTTIYPLLSRLPQKARESWFGFDHFYSDGAFKAALPKVFALKPRHVYDVGGNTGKWALCCCEYDTDVQVTILDLPEQIALAGDNVAAHGMAERIHLHAVDLLREVDLPGEADVWWMSQFLDCFSEAQIVSILHKTAAAMQPQARLCIMELFWDRQPYEAGAFSLNASSLYFTCLANGTSRFYGAEQFMNLIRQAGLELESQFNGLGVGHTLLVCRKATSQ, from the coding sequence ATGAATGATTCTTCGCATTACGGGTACGACGCCGACTCTTTAACGGCGCTCGAGGCGATCACCGAGGCCCAGAAAATTGCCTTTGCCCCGATGGTATTTCAGGCGGCCAGCAGCTTGTGCGAGCTGGGCATACTGGATTTTCTATCGAGCCGTCGCAGCCAGGGGGCTACCCAGGATGAAATCTGCGAGCAGTGCTCACTGGATCGCTACGCTGTCGGGGTGCTGCTGGATCTGGCACTCAGTGCCCGCATCCTGTATCGCCGGGACGACCAGTACTGTCTAGGCAAGATTGGCCACTTCCTGGTGCATGACCCCATGACCCGGGTCAACCTGCGCTTCACGCGGGATGTCTGTTATCAGGGGCTGGCCGAACTCACGACCTCTTTGCGCGAAGGGCGGCCAGCTGGTCTGTCCGGGTTTGGTGAAGGCACCACGATCTATCCCCTGCTCAGTCGTCTACCGCAGAAGGCCAGGGAAAGCTGGTTTGGCTTTGACCATTTCTATTCGGATGGCGCCTTCAAGGCTGCCTTGCCCAAGGTCTTCGCCCTGAAGCCCCGCCATGTCTATGATGTGGGTGGCAATACCGGCAAGTGGGCCCTGTGTTGTTGCGAGTACGATACGGATGTCCAGGTAACGATTCTGGACTTGCCTGAACAGATTGCTTTGGCAGGCGATAATGTTGCAGCCCATGGCATGGCCGAGCGCATCCATTTGCACGCGGTCGATCTGCTGCGCGAGGTTGATTTGCCAGGCGAAGCCGACGTCTGGTGGATGAGTCAGTTTCTGGACTGCTTCTCTGAAGCGCAGATTGTGTCCATCTTGCACAAGACCGCGGCTGCCATGCAACCGCAAGCGCGCCTGTGCATCATGGAGCTGTTCTGGGACCGCCAGCCCTACGAGGCTGGTGCATTCAGCCTGAATGCCTCGTCCCTTTATTTCACCTGCCTGGCCAATGGCACCAGCCGCTTTTATGGGGCCGAGCAGTTTATGAACCTCATCCGGCAGGCCGGACTCGAGCTCGAGTCGCAATTCAATGGTCTAGGGGTGGGGCACACATTGCTGGTGTGCCGCAAGGCAACCTCTCAGTAA
- a CDS encoding beta-ketoacyl synthase chain length factor, whose protein sequence is MGGIHFRLSGWHARVPLADCAGWLPQSQALSDDLVDAAAPMRHLSMMAARRLGAGDRLVVDGVLSLLASQKADALVLCSQHGELERNDRILQALAAMNPVSPTDFTMSVHNAAAGTCTIVAGQPLVSASLSAGVDTFQQALFEVMGFFQAGHQRVLLADFEGRIPDFYQKQVGVKLAVAPYAVCLLLAPGSDWSCQPQPSDVADRVAVAGALPQSLQWLQALVRERRDHDVQGQSHCWHWSRTQ, encoded by the coding sequence ATGGGTGGTATTCACTTTCGTCTGTCGGGCTGGCACGCACGCGTGCCGTTGGCCGACTGCGCCGGGTGGCTGCCACAGTCGCAGGCGCTGTCTGACGATCTCGTGGATGCGGCGGCCCCCATGCGGCATCTGTCCATGATGGCAGCGAGGCGCCTGGGGGCGGGCGATCGGCTGGTGGTCGATGGCGTACTGAGCCTTCTGGCTAGCCAGAAGGCGGACGCGCTGGTCCTGTGCAGTCAGCATGGCGAGCTTGAACGCAATGACCGCATCCTGCAGGCGCTCGCTGCCATGAACCCGGTATCACCCACCGATTTCACCATGTCAGTTCATAACGCGGCGGCAGGCACCTGCACGATCGTCGCTGGCCAGCCGCTGGTCAGCGCTTCCTTGTCAGCCGGGGTCGACACCTTTCAGCAGGCGCTCTTCGAGGTGATGGGGTTCTTTCAGGCGGGCCACCAGCGGGTTTTGCTGGCCGACTTCGAGGGACGCATTCCCGATTTCTATCAGAAGCAGGTAGGGGTGAAGCTTGCCGTGGCGCCATACGCGGTGTGCCTGTTGCTGGCACCTGGCTCGGACTGGTCCTGTCAGCCTCAGCCGTCCGACGTGGCTGACCGTGTGGCAGTGGCTGGTGCTTTGCCTCAGAGTCTGCAATGGTTGCAGGCGCTGGTGCGGGAACGGCGCGATCATGATGTGCAGGGGCAGTCGCATTGCTGGCACTGGAGCCGTACGCAGTGA
- a CDS encoding lysophospholipid acyltransferase family protein, with translation MTISQALGWCWRLVMTGFCFLMFGLGGLLLTLLLSALLLHRGTRRRQWARHLVSMSFRFFLWASARLGVLEFRLRGAEKLRADRGCLVVANHPTLIDYVMLAAIVPTLDCVVKADVLSNPFFSGVIRAAGYLVNNRADTFLEDCRARLLQGACILIFPEGTRTRPGEGLRLQRGAAQVAVRCPSDVRLVAIHCSEAILAKHSHWYDVPARKPVFTVSVGERLNPDTLFSDTRPEPSLAARQLTRELTDRLTQSLQGLS, from the coding sequence GTGACTATTTCGCAGGCTCTCGGCTGGTGCTGGCGCCTGGTCATGACCGGGTTCTGCTTTCTGATGTTTGGTCTGGGCGGCTTATTACTGACGCTGCTGCTGTCCGCCTTGCTGCTGCATCGTGGCACGCGTCGCCGTCAATGGGCCCGGCACCTGGTTTCCATGAGTTTTCGTTTTTTTCTCTGGGCCTCCGCGCGGCTGGGGGTACTTGAGTTTCGCCTGCGGGGGGCCGAGAAGCTGCGAGCAGACCGGGGCTGTCTGGTGGTGGCCAACCACCCCACCCTCATCGATTACGTCATGCTGGCCGCAATCGTGCCAACGCTTGATTGCGTGGTCAAGGCGGATGTGCTGTCCAATCCGTTTTTTAGCGGCGTCATTCGGGCCGCGGGCTATCTGGTCAACAACCGGGCCGACACCTTTCTGGAGGATTGCCGTGCGCGTCTGTTGCAAGGGGCCTGTATCCTGATTTTTCCGGAAGGCACGCGTACCCGACCAGGGGAGGGCCTCCGCTTGCAGCGCGGCGCGGCCCAGGTGGCCGTGCGCTGCCCAAGCGACGTACGCCTGGTTGCGATTCATTGCAGTGAAGCCATTCTGGCCAAGCATAGCCACTGGTACGATGTCCCAGCCCGCAAGCCTGTCTTCACTGTTTCTGTCGGCGAACGCCTGAATCCCGACACACTGTTTTCCGATACCCGACCCGAGCCCTCATTGGCGGCCCGCCAGCTGACGCGCGAGCTGACCGACCGCCTGACGCAGAGCCTCCAGGGTCTCTCCTAG
- a CDS encoding phosphopantetheine-binding protein — MQDLIQQIKILIIETLNLEGMSTDDIDTQAPLFGDGLGLDSIDALELGLAVKNRFGVVLTAEAEDTRRHFRSVATLAQFIEGQAA, encoded by the coding sequence ATGCAAGACCTGATCCAACAAATCAAGATACTCATCATCGAGACTCTGAACCTCGAAGGCATGTCCACCGACGATATCGATACGCAGGCGCCACTATTTGGGGACGGCCTGGGGCTTGATTCCATCGATGCGCTCGAGCTGGGGCTGGCCGTGAAGAATCGCTTCGGCGTTGTACTGACAGCCGAGGCGGAAGACACCCGCCGTCACTTTCGCTCGGTGGCGACTTTGGCCCAGTTTATCGAGGGGCAAGCAGCATGA
- a CDS encoding acyl carrier protein, with the protein MNTLTTLDSAALLDEISTLLVQLFDLAPEQVTPEARLYEDLELDSIDAVDMVVHLQKKTGRRVSPEVFKSVRTVQDVVQVVQTLLQENPAAETA; encoded by the coding sequence ATGAACACCCTGACCACGCTGGATTCCGCTGCGCTTCTGGACGAAATTTCGACCTTGCTCGTGCAGCTATTCGACCTTGCGCCCGAACAGGTTACGCCTGAGGCTCGACTTTATGAAGATCTCGAGCTCGACAGTATCGATGCCGTGGACATGGTGGTTCACCTGCAGAAAAAAACAGGTCGCCGGGTGAGCCCGGAGGTCTTCAAATCGGTGCGCACGGTGCAGGATGTCGTGCAGGTCGTTCAGACCCTTTTGCAGGAAAATCCCGCCGCCGAGACCGCGTGA
- a CDS encoding AMP-binding protein, with the protein MAAWLNVSRQTDAVVVRNGTRLLSRACLRAQVVALVRQLDARPEQRWALCFDDSGAFLVALLATLHAGRTPVIPGNLQEAALREQGAYFDAMLTDRPALQRSLGGLDLTMLDAPMSATSATQTDELPPLSPQASLELFTSGSTGAPRRVVKTVAAMDREAAWLAAQFGVQLAGCTVVASVTHQHLYGLTFRIFLPMALMLRLHARQILYPEALGVLPCDQPLAFISSPAFLKRLDVRLHAPDVQWLLSAGGVLAGGDARRAADWLGVVAHEIYGSTETGVLAWRQREPLDARWQAFGAVQFQALSDGWQVQSPLIDAPEGQVLEDQLEFDADGRFRLLGRRDRIVKIEEKRVSLDEVEARVRALEGVRDAVAVYLDRAGRQGLGVVLTLSAPDGQACGESPGQQAAWRQQLRRWLEPVAIPRYWRVVSSIPCNSMGKRVQPQLLELFP; encoded by the coding sequence ATGGCCGCGTGGTTGAATGTGAGTCGGCAGACCGACGCGGTGGTTGTGCGCAACGGAACCCGGCTTCTTTCGCGTGCTTGCCTGCGGGCGCAGGTGGTGGCGCTGGTCAGGCAGCTCGACGCCCGGCCCGAGCAGCGCTGGGCCTTGTGCTTCGACGATAGCGGCGCCTTCCTGGTGGCTCTGCTGGCGACGCTGCACGCCGGGCGCACGCCCGTCATTCCTGGGAATCTGCAGGAGGCCGCCCTGCGCGAGCAGGGCGCGTACTTCGATGCCATGCTGACCGACCGGCCTGCCTTGCAGCGGTCCTTGGGCGGACTCGACCTGACTATGCTGGATGCGCCGATGTCGGCCACCTCCGCCACCCAGACCGACGAACTGCCGCCGCTCTCGCCGCAGGCCTCGCTGGAGCTGTTCACATCGGGATCTACAGGCGCGCCGCGCCGAGTCGTGAAGACCGTGGCAGCCATGGACCGCGAGGCGGCCTGGCTGGCTGCCCAGTTTGGTGTGCAACTGGCGGGCTGCACGGTCGTGGCCTCGGTGACGCATCAACATTTGTATGGGCTCACCTTCCGGATTTTTCTGCCGATGGCGCTGATGCTGAGGCTGCATGCCAGGCAGATCCTGTACCCGGAAGCGCTGGGCGTGCTGCCCTGTGATCAGCCGCTGGCCTTCATCAGTAGCCCGGCCTTTCTCAAGCGCCTCGATGTGCGTCTGCACGCCCCCGATGTGCAGTGGCTGCTCTCCGCCGGCGGCGTACTGGCGGGGGGCGATGCTCGGCGAGCGGCTGATTGGTTGGGGGTGGTGGCTCATGAAATTTATGGCAGCACGGAAACTGGCGTGCTGGCCTGGCGCCAACGCGAACCGCTGGATGCCCGTTGGCAGGCCTTTGGCGCCGTCCAGTTTCAGGCGTTGTCGGATGGCTGGCAAGTGCAATCGCCACTCATCGATGCCCCCGAGGGGCAGGTGCTGGAAGATCAGCTTGAGTTCGACGCTGATGGCCGTTTCCGGCTGCTGGGGCGTCGTGACCGCATTGTGAAAATCGAAGAGAAGCGCGTGTCCCTGGACGAGGTCGAGGCCCGCGTGCGGGCTCTGGAAGGGGTGCGGGATGCCGTCGCCGTTTATCTCGACCGGGCCGGGCGGCAGGGACTGGGTGTGGTGTTGACGCTGTCTGCGCCCGATGGGCAAGCATGCGGTGAAAGCCCTGGTCAGCAAGCAGCCTGGCGCCAGCAGTTGCGTCGGTGGCTCGAACCCGTGGCGATCCCGAGGTATTGGCGGGTCGTCTCAAGCATCCCCTGCAATAGCATGGGCAAGCGCGTGCAGCCCCAGCTGCTGGAGCTCTTTCCATGA
- a CDS encoding glycosyltransferase, with amino-acid sequence MNGKPVTSAPGGTAGADGLRCCIVIPCYNHGASLPAVLDRLAAFGLHCFIVDDGSELATRVRINALDRQHAWVTALHLPTNQGKGGAVLHGFQAARQAGYQHALQIDADGQHEIDDIPRLLAEARRHPDALVSGQPVYDESIPKARRYGRYLTHVWVWIETLSLQIRDAMCGFRVYPLAPVLSLVQRVPMGRYMDFDPEVMVRLYWEGVPVRFVPTRVIYPEGGLSNFDAVRDNVRISWMHTRLFFGMLWRLPQLLSRRRASHWAQREELKGLLGMRIMMRLYQTLGRGAFELALYPVVAVYWLTAGAARRASRQWLEAVCRHAAATGMALPRGLNSYRHFRRFAQAMLDKIAGWRGDLVLGRDVVLAPGTEAVLHPSMRRGTLILGAHLGDLEVCRALAEQMSGQVVTALVFTDHAQRYNQILKEFSPQATVHLLSVRELGPETALMLQQKLDAGEWVAILGDRLSAGRTRAQAQRIVYGAFMGRLAPFSAGPFVLAATLRAPVVLLFALRDGPQRVIHCESFDAPRLMPRSERPQRLQAMVDRYAQRLEHYALLSPLDWFNFYDFWQAPHQADPAKETP; translated from the coding sequence ATGAACGGCAAACCCGTGACGAGCGCCCCGGGGGGCACGGCAGGTGCGGACGGCCTGCGGTGTTGTATCGTCATTCCCTGCTACAACCACGGTGCCAGCCTGCCGGCGGTCTTGGACCGCCTGGCGGCGTTTGGCCTGCATTGCTTTATCGTCGATGATGGCAGCGAGCTGGCCACCCGGGTGCGGATCAATGCCCTGGACCGGCAGCATGCCTGGGTGACGGCTCTGCATCTGCCCACCAACCAGGGCAAGGGTGGGGCGGTGCTGCATGGCTTTCAGGCTGCGCGGCAGGCTGGTTACCAGCACGCTTTGCAAATCGATGCCGATGGCCAGCACGAGATCGATGACATTCCCCGGTTGCTTGCCGAGGCCCGCCGTCACCCTGATGCGCTGGTCTCCGGGCAACCGGTGTACGACGAGTCCATTCCCAAGGCGCGGCGCTATGGCCGTTACCTCACGCACGTCTGGGTCTGGATCGAGACCTTGTCCCTGCAGATCCGGGATGCCATGTGCGGCTTTCGGGTCTATCCGTTGGCACCGGTGCTCAGCCTGGTGCAGCGGGTGCCCATGGGGCGCTACATGGATTTCGATCCCGAGGTGATGGTGCGCCTGTACTGGGAAGGGGTGCCGGTGCGCTTCGTGCCTACACGTGTGATCTATCCCGAGGGTGGGCTGTCCAATTTCGATGCAGTACGCGATAACGTGCGCATCAGCTGGATGCATACGCGACTGTTCTTTGGCATGTTGTGGCGCCTGCCACAGCTCCTTTCCCGGCGCAGGGCATCCCATTGGGCGCAGCGGGAAGAGCTCAAGGGGCTGCTGGGCATGCGCATCATGATGCGCCTGTACCAGACCCTGGGGCGTGGCGCCTTCGAGTTGGCTTTGTATCCTGTGGTGGCGGTGTACTGGCTGACCGCCGGGGCCGCGAGACGGGCGTCCCGGCAGTGGCTGGAGGCCGTGTGCCGGCATGCCGCTGCCACTGGGATGGCCTTGCCGCGCGGCTTGAACAGTTACCGGCATTTTCGCCGCTTTGCCCAGGCCATGCTTGACAAGATTGCCGGCTGGCGTGGTGACCTGGTGCTGGGGCGTGACGTGGTGCTGGCCCCTGGGACAGAGGCGGTACTGCACCCCTCGATGCGGCGCGGCACCTTGATCCTGGGCGCGCATCTGGGGGATCTTGAGGTCTGCCGCGCACTGGCGGAGCAGATGTCGGGCCAGGTCGTCACCGCACTGGTCTTTACGGATCACGCCCAACGTTACAACCAGATCTTGAAGGAGTTCTCGCCGCAGGCTACCGTGCACCTCCTGTCGGTGCGCGAGCTGGGGCCAGAGACGGCGCTCATGCTCCAGCAGAAACTGGATGCCGGCGAGTGGGTGGCGATCCTGGGCGACCGCCTGTCGGCCGGGCGCACGCGGGCGCAGGCCCAGCGCATCGTGTATGGCGCGTTCATGGGCCGCCTGGCCCCGTTCTCGGCGGGCCCCTTCGTTCTGGCAGCGACCTTGCGGGCACCGGTGGTGCTGCTGTTTGCCTTGCGCGACGGCCCGCAGCGCGTGATTCATTGCGAATCTTTCGATGCCCCGCGCCTGATGCCGCGCAGCGAGCGCCCCCAGCGTCTGCAGGCTATGGTGGACCGGTATGCCCAGCGGCTGGAGCACTACGCTTTGCTCTCGCCGCTGGACTGGTTCAATTTTTATGATTTCTGGCAGGCCCCGCACCAGGCGGATCCAGCCAAGGAGACGCCATGA
- a CDS encoding thioesterase family protein, protein MTGDRRQAQIELTIPFHDVDMMGVAWHGHYARYFELAREAVLNQIGFGYKAMRDSGYAWPIIDFQVRYRHALHHEQRVLVRARIGDYENRLCIDYEIRDAQTGKRLTTAQTRQVAVEMATGEICLASPQVLLDRMAEV, encoded by the coding sequence ATGACTGGCGATCGCAGACAGGCTCAGATCGAGCTGACCATCCCGTTTCATGACGTGGATATGATGGGAGTCGCCTGGCACGGCCACTATGCGCGCTACTTCGAGCTTGCCCGCGAGGCGGTGCTCAATCAGATCGGCTTTGGCTACAAGGCCATGCGCGACTCAGGCTATGCCTGGCCCATTATCGATTTTCAGGTCCGCTACCGGCACGCCTTGCATCATGAACAGAGGGTGCTGGTGCGTGCGCGTATCGGAGACTACGAGAACCGTCTCTGCATCGATTATGAGATCCGCGATGCGCAGACCGGCAAGCGCCTGACGACGGCCCAGACCCGGCAGGTGGCGGTGGAAATGGCGACCGGCGAGATCTGCCTGGCCAGCCCCCAGGTACTGCTCGACAGGATGGCGGAGGTATGA
- a CDS encoding outer membrane lipoprotein carrier protein LolA: protein MMTAVFQKQLARSKGRFRDGARMWAWFVGLGISLLCLGLAPVPSHAWTLSQVQQQLASRPVVRAQFEQSRWIGTMPKPLKSSGRLIMARDRGLWWQQEQPFGLTLVLTDTRMMQQVAGQAPEVMTADSSPQMFDVVRLLRAVLQADQAALQQNFRMDFKTVDSGWHLHLQPRTSPLDRLFDAIDLGGTAHLRTVVLKDHQGDRTEIHFSDPLPGADVLSNAETQHFQF, encoded by the coding sequence ATGATGACGGCCGTTTTTCAGAAGCAGCTTGCGCGGTCCAAAGGACGGTTCAGGGACGGTGCCCGGATGTGGGCCTGGTTTGTTGGTTTAGGGATCAGTCTGTTGTGTCTGGGACTGGCACCAGTGCCGTCACATGCCTGGACGTTGAGCCAGGTGCAGCAGCAGCTGGCCAGCCGCCCGGTCGTGCGGGCGCAGTTCGAGCAGTCGCGATGGATTGGGACGATGCCCAAGCCCCTGAAGTCCAGCGGGCGCCTGATCATGGCGCGCGACCGTGGCCTGTGGTGGCAGCAGGAGCAGCCATTTGGCCTGACGCTGGTGCTGACCGATACCCGGATGATGCAGCAGGTGGCTGGACAGGCTCCCGAGGTGATGACGGCCGACTCCAGCCCCCAGATGTTTGACGTGGTGCGCCTGTTGCGAGCGGTCTTGCAGGCGGATCAGGCCGCCTTGCAACAAAATTTCCGGATGGATTTCAAGACCGTTGATTCGGGCTGGCATTTGCATCTGCAGCCCAGGACATCGCCGCTGGATCGTCTGTTTGACGCGATTGATCTGGGCGGCACGGCGCATTTGCGCACGGTGGTGCTGAAAGACCACCAGGGTGACCGTACGGAAATTCATTTCAGTGACCCGCTTCCCGGGGCTGATGTCTTAAGCAATGCCGAAACTCAGCACTTTCAATTTTAG